GAATGGGATACGCTTTAATCCGGAGTGATAACATACGGCGGCAGTATCATAAAATCTTGCCGCAAAATATTTTTTGTATTTGTTATAGTCAATCCTTTTGCGCTCTTCCTTTTGCCACGCGGGCATCAAATCATTGGGGTCGAAGTAGCAATAGTCGGATTCTGTCAGCAAATTTATAAAGAATGCTTGGCAACGCAGGAAATCGTCGACTACAGCTTTTCCGTTTGCGCCAATATTGACCAAAAGTTGCCCTTTCTTTAAGTCTATATCGTTGCCAGCCCAATATTCGCGCCATTGCTCGACAATACTTAGCGGTACTACATCTTTTAACTTTAGCAATGAAGTCTTTGAAAATTCTTCCGGCCATGTCCTTTTATATAAACTTCTGCTCAGCCTTTTAATGAGTTTCATGTTGCCATCTTACCTTTCGCCCCGCATAGTTCTCGCAGTGCCGCCAAATATTTTTGGGCGGCCTTTGGCCAGCTAAACATCGCACTCTGGGCATAGCCACGGTTTATCAGCTCTTGGCGCAGCGCTTCCCCGCCCCGTTCAAATTCCCGAATTTTGACGATTAAGTCGGTTTCATCGTCCGGCTCAAAATATATGCAGGCATCGCCGCAGACCTCCGGCACGGAAGTCCCCTTGGTCGCGAAAACAGGCGTGCCGAGTTTCATCGCCTCAAGCGGGGGCAGCCCGAACCCTTCGAGTTTGGACGGGTAGAGCAAAGCCCGCGCGCCCTTTATAAGACGGACGAGCTCCATCTGGCCGACATAACCCTTCTCTTCAAGGATGCCCATGTCTTTCGCTTTATTCGCCAGCAATCTAAATTCATAGGAAAAATCATGCTGTTCCCCCACGAAATATAATTTTCTCCTTTCCGGGCTGGTCATAAAGGATTGCAGTATTTTGTCCATACCTTTGCGCCGGTCATAACCGCCGGCGTATATATAATATGGACGGTCGCCGGCAACAGGTGGAAGTTGCCACCCTTCGGGCGTTTCAATGGCCGCGGCAAACGGGAGAACGATGAGTGGGCATGTTACCCGGAAAAATTTTTCTATTTCCTTTCTGGAATATTCGGATGGCGTAAACACTATCCCCGCATGGTCAAGCGACTGCTGGGTATTGCGCATGTATTTGGCTCTTCTTTTCTCATTTTTGAAATATCCAGGGATCGCCAAGGGAAGCACATCGTGCAGCACTAACACATTCTTCTCTTTCGGCGCGAATGGAAGTACGTCGCCGTTAGCGTGATAGTGTATGAAGTCGCAGTCGGCTATCTTACGGTATAAGAGCCTTTCGCCTATGCTAAATGGAAGATGCCGCCAATATTTGATTTTTTCCGTCGCAAAAGCAAAATCATTAACGGGCGGCCTTCTCTTGCTAAAAAAACACACGCCTGTAAAACAGGCAACCAATTCCGCCACATTGTCCATCAGGTAAAGAAGCGTTTTTGTTATGCCCGCCGGTTTATAGGCCAAAGTATTTGCGTCAATGGCGATTTTCATTATTATTGCCTACATCTCCTATGCATT
The Acidaminococcales bacterium genome window above contains:
- a CDS encoding glycosyltransferase family 4 protein, which gives rise to MKIAIDANTLAYKPAGITKTLLYLMDNVAELVACFTGVCFFSKRRPPVNDFAFATEKIKYWRHLPFSIGERLLYRKIADCDFIHYHANGDVLPFAPKEKNVLVLHDVLPLAIPGYFKNEKRRAKYMRNTQQSLDHAGIVFTPSEYSRKEIEKFFRVTCPLIVLPFAAAIETPEGWQLPPVAGDRPYYIYAGGYDRRKGMDKILQSFMTSPERRKLYFVGEQHDFSYEFRLLANKAKDMGILEEKGYVGQMELVRLIKGARALLYPSKLEGFGLPPLEAMKLGTPVFATKGTSVPEVCGDACIYFEPDDETDLIVKIREFERGGEALRQELINRGYAQSAMFSWPKAAQKYLAALRELCGAKGKMAT